Proteins from a single region of Paraglaciecola sp. T6c:
- the dtd gene encoding D-aminoacyl-tRNA deacylase → MIGLIQRVSEASVCVGNEVIGEINQGILLLLGVEKNDNEEKAKKLFQRVLNYRIFSDQDSKMNLNLQQVGGGLLVVSQFTLVAQTNKGNRPGFSQGASPELGKTLYNYFVELGRSSEILCESGKFGADMQVRLINDGPVTFSLNV, encoded by the coding sequence ATGATTGGTTTGATTCAACGAGTCAGCGAAGCCAGTGTCTGTGTTGGTAATGAGGTCATTGGAGAGATTAATCAAGGGATTTTGCTGTTGCTTGGAGTGGAAAAAAATGACAACGAGGAAAAGGCCAAAAAGCTGTTTCAGCGCGTGCTGAATTACCGCATTTTTAGCGATCAAGACAGTAAAATGAACCTGAATCTTCAGCAAGTCGGCGGCGGATTACTTGTGGTCTCTCAGTTCACTTTGGTGGCGCAGACAAACAAAGGAAATCGGCCTGGGTTTTCTCAAGGTGCATCGCCAGAATTGGGCAAAACTTTGTATAATTACTTTGTTGAACTAGGGAGAAGCAGTGAAATACTCTGCGAGTCAGGTAAATTCGGTGCAGATATGCAAGTTAGATTAATAAATGATGGCCCCGTGACGTTCTCCTTAAACGTCTGA
- a CDS encoding bifunctional GNAT family N-acetyltransferase/thioesterase has translation MYKIETPETDAEFAAYFEFRWLMLRKPWNYPQGSEKDEYEQVSEHRMIRNNKGEVIAIGRIHMNSAEEAQVRHIAVANDAQGRGLAKMIMSSLEAVARQEGAVRIVTNSRELSTPFFESCGFEVEKEASTELGKLKRQQMVKRLLAHNTILLHPKWCKELQDTWHDTIPISEQMGIKLYQYSGKTLENRASLNKNINLHGTMFAGSIFSLATLTGWGMIFLQLKEKNLAGEIVLGDGNIHYHKPITMQPRALCHIESLSGKFEPLAKDKKCQIKLQVDILDGDTAVAEFKGVYWILPPETEERDAESA, from the coding sequence ATGTATAAGATTGAAACCCCAGAAACAGATGCGGAGTTTGCAGCATATTTTGAATTTCGCTGGTTAATGCTGCGAAAGCCTTGGAATTATCCTCAAGGCTCTGAAAAAGACGAATACGAGCAAGTCAGTGAACATCGCATGATCCGTAATAATAAAGGTGAAGTGATCGCCATTGGCCGGATACATATGAACAGCGCTGAGGAAGCTCAGGTCCGCCATATAGCTGTCGCCAATGATGCACAGGGGCGTGGCTTAGCCAAAATGATCATGTCTTCACTTGAAGCGGTAGCGCGGCAAGAAGGCGCAGTTCGCATCGTCACTAATAGCCGAGAGCTTTCTACTCCGTTTTTCGAGAGTTGTGGCTTTGAAGTAGAAAAAGAAGCCTCGACTGAGCTAGGGAAGTTAAAACGCCAACAAATGGTCAAGCGTCTGTTGGCCCACAACACGATTTTGTTGCACCCAAAATGGTGTAAAGAGTTACAAGATACATGGCACGATACTATCCCCATTAGCGAGCAGATGGGGATCAAGCTGTACCAGTATTCTGGTAAAACATTAGAGAATCGAGCTTCGCTAAATAAAAATATCAATTTGCACGGGACTATGTTCGCCGGCAGTATTTTTTCCTTAGCCACTTTGACAGGTTGGGGCATGATTTTTTTGCAATTAAAGGAGAAGAATCTTGCAGGGGAGATAGTGTTAGGAGATGGTAATATTCACTATCACAAACCCATCACTATGCAGCCAAGAGCCTTATGTCACATCGAAAGTCTGAGCGGCAAGTTCGAGCCATTAGCGAAAGATAAGAAATGCCAAATTAAATTACAAGTCGATATTCTCGATGGGGACACTGCCGTTGCCGAGTTTAAGGGAGTTTATTGGATTTTACCCCCTGAGACTGAAGAACGAGACGCCGAAAGCGCGTAA
- the rpoH gene encoding RNA polymerase sigma factor RpoH, translating into MTTDMRALTLTVPQTGSIETYVQAVSSINMLTAEEERGLAERLQQEDDLLAARKLIMSHLRFVVHIAKSYSGYGLPQADLIQEGNIGLMKAVRRFDPTVGVRLVSFAVHWIKAEIHEFVLRNWRIVKVATTKAQRKLFFNLRKNKKRLGWFTHAEVQKVASDLGVSEKEVLQMEARMSSHDQAFDLSADDDESGSFAPVQFLEDKSADVETDVVNADWDATASQKLYSAIKTLDERSQHIIQTRWLSDDKTTLQDLADKYQVSAERVRQIEKNAMKKLQSAMA; encoded by the coding sequence ATGACAACAGATATGCGTGCACTAACATTAACCGTTCCACAGACCGGTAGCATCGAAACTTACGTGCAAGCTGTTAGCAGCATTAATATGCTCACAGCCGAAGAAGAACGTGGTCTAGCAGAACGTTTACAACAGGAAGACGACTTATTAGCGGCAAGAAAGCTAATCATGTCACACCTACGTTTCGTTGTGCATATTGCAAAATCTTATTCTGGTTACGGACTTCCTCAAGCCGATTTGATTCAAGAAGGCAACATCGGTTTAATGAAAGCGGTTAGACGCTTTGACCCTACTGTAGGGGTCAGATTGGTGTCGTTCGCTGTACATTGGATTAAAGCTGAAATTCACGAATTTGTGTTGCGTAACTGGCGCATAGTGAAAGTTGCCACCACAAAGGCACAACGTAAGCTTTTCTTTAATCTACGTAAAAATAAAAAGCGTTTAGGTTGGTTTACTCATGCAGAAGTGCAGAAGGTGGCAAGTGACCTGGGAGTAAGCGAAAAAGAAGTATTACAAATGGAAGCTCGTATGAGCAGCCATGACCAAGCTTTTGATTTATCTGCAGATGATGATGAAAGCGGAAGCTTCGCGCCGGTACAGTTTTTAGAAGACAAAAGCGCAGATGTTGAAACTGACGTTGTTAACGCAGATTGGGACGCAACGGCTTCACAGAAGCTATATTCAGCGATTAAAACCCTCGATGAGCGTAGCCAGCATATCATTCAGACGCGCTGGTTAAGTGACGACAAAACAACGCTACAAGATTTAGCAGATAAATACCAAGTATCTGCCGAGCGTGTTCGTCAAATCGAAAAGAACGCTATGAAAAAATTACAGAGCGCTATGGCATAA
- the pip gene encoding prolyl aminopeptidase: MSELYPAIKPFFSEMLAVSDDHSLYLEQSGNPKGIPVLFLHGGPGAGLFANYRRFFDPDKYWIIGFDQRGSGQSTPFGSIKNNTTQDLLSDITQIRKHLGVQQWILFGGSWGATLALLAAIEHPETVKGLILRGSFLAREEDFDWYLDKKGGAAQLFPDYYQDFILPVADKSLTTSLVDAYYELFTGSDEVHKMAAIKAWCLWEARISKLHCKLHEDELVPDVHRGISLAILECHYIKHLCFIESNYILKNIHKISHISATLIHGRYDCVCKIQGAYLLNEAWPASQLTIVPESGHSANEPKITAALCLASTAMADFIKEQE; encoded by the coding sequence ATGAGTGAACTCTATCCTGCAATTAAACCGTTTTTCAGCGAAATGCTAGCGGTTAGCGACGATCATTCGTTATATCTGGAACAAAGTGGTAACCCAAAAGGAATACCTGTGCTGTTTCTACACGGGGGGCCAGGGGCAGGACTGTTTGCTAATTATCGTCGCTTCTTTGATCCCGATAAGTACTGGATTATTGGCTTTGACCAAAGGGGAAGCGGGCAATCCACTCCATTCGGTAGCATAAAGAACAATACTACCCAAGATTTACTAAGTGATATTACCCAGATCAGAAAGCACCTGGGTGTCCAGCAGTGGATCTTATTTGGTGGTTCTTGGGGTGCAACGTTGGCATTACTTGCTGCCATTGAGCATCCTGAAACGGTGAAAGGGCTGATCTTAAGAGGCAGTTTCCTGGCGCGAGAAGAAGATTTCGATTGGTACCTGGATAAAAAAGGCGGAGCTGCGCAGCTGTTCCCAGACTACTATCAAGATTTCATCCTCCCTGTGGCAGATAAGTCCCTTACGACGTCGTTAGTTGACGCGTACTATGAACTGTTTACTGGCAGCGATGAAGTGCACAAAATGGCAGCCATTAAAGCATGGTGTTTGTGGGAAGCCAGAATCAGTAAGTTGCACTGTAAATTACATGAAGATGAGTTGGTCCCGGATGTACACAGGGGCATTAGTTTGGCTATTTTAGAGTGCCATTACATAAAGCATCTTTGTTTCATTGAGTCAAATTACATATTAAAAAATATACACAAAATCAGTCATATATCGGCAACACTCATTCATGGTCGCTATGACTGTGTGTGCAAAATACAAGGTGCCTATTTACTTAACGAAGCTTGGCCTGCAAGTCAGCTTACCATAGTGCCCGAGTCTGGTCACAGCGCCAATGAACCCAAAATTACTGCCGCTCTCTGTTTGGCTTCGACCGCGATGGCTGATTTTATTAAGGAGCAGGAATGA
- a CDS encoding DUF2959 domain-containing protein gives MKKIIPAVFLFTLLTGCQSAYYAAWEKVGVEKRDIMVDRVEDAKESQEDAQQQFSDALEQFTHLMNYDGGELQDVYEELKDQYEESNQAAAEVTKRINKVESVADALFDEWETELDKYTNDGLRRESASKLKDTQRRYASLVKSMRKAEAKMDPVLSALQDNVLYLKHNLNATAIGALQSEFNGVKNDINQLIAEMNNAIKESNAFISSMRD, from the coding sequence ATGAAGAAAATAATACCAGCAGTCTTTTTATTCACCCTGCTAACAGGTTGCCAAAGCGCCTATTATGCAGCATGGGAAAAAGTCGGCGTTGAAAAGCGCGATATCATGGTTGATCGCGTCGAAGATGCAAAAGAATCGCAGGAAGACGCCCAACAACAATTTAGCGATGCACTAGAACAATTTACCCATTTAATGAATTACGACGGTGGTGAACTGCAAGACGTATACGAAGAGTTAAAAGACCAGTACGAAGAAAGTAACCAAGCGGCAGCAGAAGTGACTAAGCGCATTAATAAAGTAGAAAGCGTAGCTGATGCGTTATTTGACGAGTGGGAAACTGAATTAGATAAGTATACTAATGACGGTTTACGCCGTGAAAGTGCGAGCAAGCTTAAAGATACCCAGCGCCGCTATGCCAGCTTGGTTAAAAGCATGCGCAAAGCAGAAGCAAAAATGGATCCTGTTTTATCTGCACTACAAGACAACGTGCTGTATCTAAAACATAACTTGAATGCGACTGCGATCGGCGCCCTACAAAGTGAGTTTAACGGCGTTAAAAATGACATCAATCAGCTTATTGCTGAAATGAATAACGCCATCAAAGAATCAAATGCGTTTATCTCCAGTATGCGAGATTAA